The proteins below are encoded in one region of Candidatus Methylomirabilota bacterium:
- a CDS encoding Ku protein has protein sequence MPLHSIGSGTVSFGLVSIPIKIYPATASGNVSFNLLHAKCGSRIKQQTFCPVCNVVVDRAELVRGYEFAKDQYVRVTDEELKALEGEASKVIDIAEFVPLEKVDPIYFERTYYLGPDKGGEKAYRLLADAMAKSGRVALATFVMRGKESLVLLRSAQDGLMLHTMYFAEEVRNFGEVDKGQSAKIKGGEMELAQQLIDGLTNDDFKPEQYQDEYRQRVLNLVNQKVEGQEVTTAAPPVQRAQVIDLMEALRESLNKRVPPAAQRETVRKPPSKVTRRAEPVRAAAKKAQGGKK, from the coding sequence ATGCCGCTACATTCGATCGGCTCGGGCACGGTCTCGTTCGGGCTGGTCTCGATCCCCATCAAGATCTATCCCGCCACCGCGTCCGGCAACGTCTCCTTCAACCTGCTGCACGCCAAGTGCGGCTCCCGGATCAAGCAGCAGACGTTCTGCCCCGTGTGCAACGTCGTCGTGGATCGCGCCGAGCTGGTGCGGGGCTACGAGTTCGCCAAGGACCAGTACGTGCGGGTCACCGACGAGGAGCTGAAGGCGCTGGAGGGGGAAGCCTCGAAGGTCATCGACATCGCCGAGTTCGTGCCGCTCGAGAAGGTCGATCCGATCTACTTCGAGCGGACCTACTACCTCGGCCCCGACAAGGGCGGCGAGAAAGCGTACCGGCTGCTGGCCGACGCCATGGCCAAGAGCGGGCGGGTGGCGCTGGCCACGTTCGTCATGCGCGGCAAGGAGAGCCTCGTCCTCCTCCGCTCGGCCCAGGATGGCCTGATGCTCCACACCATGTACTTCGCCGAGGAGGTGCGGAACTTCGGCGAGGTCGACAAGGGCCAGTCGGCCAAGATCAAGGGCGGGGAGATGGAGCTGGCCCAGCAGCTCATCGACGGGCTCACCAACGACGACTTCAAGCCGGAGCAGTACCAGGACGAGTACCGCCAGCGCGTCCTCAATCTCGTCAACCAGAAGGTCGAGGGCCAGGAGGTCACGACGGCCGCGCCGCCGGTCCAGCGCGCGCAGGTGATCGATCTGATGGAGGCGCTCAGGGAAAGCCTGAACAAGCGCGTTCCGCCAGCCGCGCAGCGCGAGACAGTCCGCAAGCCGCCATCAAAGGTCACCCGGCGAGCCGAGCCCGTGCGCGCCGCCGCCAAGAAAGCCCAGGGCGGGAAGAAGTAG
- a CDS encoding cytochrome c peroxidase, with protein MRGVHVGLVAVVVVLLAAGAVGAEPALKLPLGLQGQAAYVPDDNPPTPEKVALGKQFFWDKRWSKSGTVSCVGCHPPEHGWSDPQQFSLNFAGKPTPRHAPTLVNRLFSDRQLWTGLRASLEDQARNDSNRSDEEIVRRLGAVPEYQQQFRKVFGTELNPDGVAKAIASYVRTIVSGNSPYDRFRAGDKTALSPAAQRGLAIFEGKGQCVRCHAGFNFTDEGYRNIGVGMDKEKPDLGRFVVTKSDPDRGAFKTPTLRDVANRGPYMHDGSLRTLEEVVAFYNRGGHKNPWLASEVRPLDLTAPEEADLVVFLRALTGEIPPEVGRPPRLPN; from the coding sequence ATGCGCGGGGTACACGTTGGGCTGGTGGCCGTGGTGGTCGTCCTCCTCGCCGCCGGCGCCGTCGGCGCCGAGCCGGCGCTCAAGCTGCCGCTGGGATTGCAAGGACAGGCCGCCTACGTCCCGGACGACAACCCACCCACCCCGGAGAAGGTCGCCCTCGGCAAGCAGTTCTTCTGGGACAAGCGCTGGTCGAAGTCCGGCACCGTGTCCTGCGTGGGCTGCCACCCCCCCGAGCACGGCTGGAGCGATCCCCAGCAGTTCTCCCTCAACTTCGCCGGGAAGCCCACGCCCCGCCACGCGCCGACCCTCGTCAACCGGCTCTTCAGCGACCGGCAGCTGTGGACGGGGCTGCGGGCCTCGCTGGAGGATCAGGCGCGCAACGACTCCAACCGCAGCGACGAGGAAATCGTGCGGCGGCTGGGCGCGGTCCCCGAGTACCAGCAGCAGTTCCGCAAGGTCTTCGGCACCGAGCTGAACCCGGACGGCGTCGCCAAGGCGATCGCCAGCTACGTCCGGACGATCGTGTCCGGGAACTCTCCCTATGACCGCTTCCGGGCCGGGGACAAGACGGCGCTCTCGCCGGCCGCCCAGCGGGGACTGGCGATCTTCGAGGGCAAGGGGCAGTGCGTGCGCTGTCACGCGGGCTTCAACTTCACCGACGAGGGCTATCGCAACATCGGCGTGGGCATGGACAAGGAGAAGCCCGATCTAGGCCGGTTCGTGGTGACGAAGAGCGACCCGGACCGGGGCGCGTTCAAGACCCCGACGCTTCGCGACGTCGCCAACCGCGGGCCCTACATGCACGACGGCAGCCTCCGGACGCTGGAGGAGGTCGTGGCCTTCTACAATCGGGGCGGGCACAAGAACCCCTGGCTCGCCTCGGAGGTGCGACCGCTCGACCTCACGGCGCCGGAGGAGGCCGACTTGGTCGTGTTTCTCCGCGCCCTCACCGGCGAGATCCCGCCGGAGGTCGGCCGCCCGCCGCGCCTACCCAACTAG
- a CDS encoding 3-oxoacyl-ACP reductase family protein, with protein sequence MMRAEDKTSLKGRVALVTGSGRNIGRAIALELAERGADVIVNTRANAGAAEAVVGEAKKRGVRALALMADVGKSAEVRRLAERALAEFGRVDIVINNAAIRPERPFLELGEEDWHRVLDVDLHSAFYTAKAFLPGMVAQRWGRIVNLTGMNAIQGHAGRVHVSTAKHGLWGLTKALAREFGPHGITVNAISPGPIEGERDDPASAQHIRSQLGRIPLGRLGAPEDIARICGFLASGDGAFISGQMLAVNGAAAT encoded by the coding sequence ATGATGAGAGCCGAGGACAAGACAAGCCTCAAGGGCCGCGTGGCCCTGGTGACCGGCAGCGGCCGCAACATCGGCCGCGCCATCGCCCTGGAGCTGGCCGAGCGGGGGGCCGACGTCATCGTCAACACGCGCGCCAACGCCGGGGCCGCCGAGGCGGTCGTGGGGGAGGCCAAGAAGCGCGGAGTCCGCGCGCTGGCGCTGATGGCCGACGTCGGAAAGTCCGCCGAGGTCCGGCGGCTGGCCGAGCGCGCCCTGGCCGAGTTCGGCCGGGTGGACATCGTGATCAACAACGCGGCCATCCGCCCCGAGCGGCCGTTCCTGGAGCTCGGCGAGGAGGACTGGCACCGCGTCCTCGACGTGGACCTGCACAGCGCCTTCTACACGGCCAAGGCCTTTCTGCCCGGCATGGTGGCCCAGCGCTGGGGGCGCATCGTCAACCTCACCGGCATGAACGCGATCCAGGGGCACGCCGGCCGCGTCCACGTCTCCACCGCCAAGCACGGGCTGTGGGGGCTCACCAAGGCGCTGGCGCGGGAGTTCGGTCCCCACGGCATCACCGTCAACGCCATCTCGCCCGGCCCCATCGAAGGCGAGCGGGACGATCCGGCGAGCGCCCAGCACATCCGGTCCCAGCTCGGCCGCATCCCCCTGGGCCGGCTGGGGGCGCCCGAGGACATCGCGCGGATCTGCGGCTTCCTCGCCTCCGGCGACGGGGCGTTCATCTCGGGCCAGATGCTCGCCGTCAACGGCGCCGCCGCCACCTGA
- the lepB gene encoding signal peptidase I has protein sequence MARAFWLVVLVLLIVSAVTLPFAIRARLEGFSVPSPSMAPTLLPGDYILVDKSVRSPGRGDIIVFRDPNDAEVLLAKRVVGLSGEELSIVGRDVYVNCRPGTAGCAPLAEPYAFFSGESPEPRERGPYRVPNDAYFVLADNRNKGEDSRHYGFVRWDLITGRPLLIYWSWNPESGRVRWGRLGHSVR, from the coding sequence GTGGCCAGAGCGTTCTGGCTCGTCGTCCTCGTCCTCCTGATCGTCTCCGCCGTCACCCTCCCCTTCGCCATCCGCGCGCGCCTGGAGGGCTTCTCGGTGCCCTCGCCCTCGATGGCCCCCACGCTCCTGCCCGGTGACTACATCCTGGTCGACAAGTCCGTCCGGTCGCCCGGGCGCGGCGACATCATCGTCTTCCGCGATCCCAACGACGCCGAGGTCCTGCTGGCCAAGCGCGTGGTCGGGCTGAGCGGCGAGGAGCTGTCCATCGTCGGCCGCGACGTGTACGTCAATTGCCGGCCGGGGACCGCGGGCTGCGCACCGCTCGCCGAGCCCTACGCGTTCTTCAGTGGCGAGTCGCCCGAGCCGCGCGAGCGGGGGCCGTATCGCGTCCCCAACGACGCGTACTTCGTTCTGGCCGACAACCGGAACAAGGGCGAGGACAGCCGCCACTATGGGTTCGTGCGGTGGGATCTCATCACGGGCCGCCCGCTGCTCATCTACTGGTCGTGGAATCCCGAGTCGGGCAGGGTCCGCTGGGGTCGTCTGGGCCACTCGGTCCGCTAG